From a region of the Triticum aestivum cultivar Chinese Spring chromosome 7D, IWGSC CS RefSeq v2.1, whole genome shotgun sequence genome:
- the LOC123168283 gene encoding putative zinc finger protein CONSTANS-LIKE 11 → MHATCRSDLAVTNQPPRTFPASPPHSPAAYFTTPPLAGAAAQSAPPLATAAPANCSADALLVDECGVPSLSARSIVMADHHQQQQQPPSSACTNCGTERAVVYCSAHGARLCLECDGAVHGVNQVTSLHPRAPICDACGVAHAAIRCQMAGNRSALCGACADRLAAPDGAPIVEEYTGCPSPAEMLRILSVEAPSSQEDFDAWLAEKLPEIMQEVQDGPQICDASGTTTTIVGDQRGTSSSSFGCDDWSNACSTSGLENTNGVFVGNHSAGPSLPFEQQQHLPPSICQFLSSSYSCYNPSSSSCQPVMTSTTLLQSMGGNDHHPSYLLDGFPTFCPSMPLMSPPPPPENGTSCHDANQPSQMLATDEQAAAAHHQQDPSTIAKKREERDRAKQRYNEKKKNRKFCKQIMYASRKARADTRKRVKGRFAKASNEHQHILHSDAG, encoded by the exons ATGCACGCTACCTGTCGATCGGACTTGGCGGTTACCAACCAACCGCCAAGAACCTTCCCGGCCTCTCCTCCTCACTCCCCCGCCGCCTATTTCACCACTCcccctctcgccggcgccgccgcccaaTCCGCCCCAccactcgccaccgccgcccctgccAACTGCAGTGCCGATGCGCTGCTGGTAGATGAATGTGGAGTGCCTTCACTCTCCGCACGCTCCATCGTAATGGCagaccaccaccagcagcagcagcagcccccgTCGTCCGCCTGCACCAACTGCGGCACCGAGCGCGCCGTCGTCTACTGCTCCGCCCACGGCGCCCGGCTCTGCCTCGAGTGCGACGGCGCCGTGCACGGCGTCAACCAGGTCACGTCCCTCCACCCGCGCGCCCCGATCTGCGACGCCTGCGGCGTCGCCCACGCCGCGATCCGCTGCCAGATGGCCGGCAACCGGTCCGCGCTCTGCGGCGCCTGCGCCGACCGCCTGGCCGCGCCGGACGGCGCCCCCATCGTGGAGGAGTACACCGGGTGCCCCTCGCCCGCCGAGATGCTCCGCATCCTCTCCGTCGAGGCCCCCTCGTCGCAGGAGGACTTCGACGCCTGGCTCGCCGAGAAACTGCCCGAAATCATGCAGGAGGTTCAG GATGGACCTCAGATATGCGATGCCAgtggaacaacaacaacaatagtaggagatcaaagaggcaccagcagcagcagcttcgGCTGTGATGATTGGAGCAATGCCTGCTCAACTTCTGGGCTTGAGAATACTAATGGAGTATTTGTTGGAAATCACTCAGCTGGGCCTTCACTCCCTTTTGAG CAACAGCAGCACCTGCCACCATCGATCTGCCAATTCCTCTCATCATCATACTCATGTTATAATCCATCCTCCTCATCATGCCAGCCGGTCATGACATCGACTACTCTTCTCCAATCCATGGGAGGCAACGATCACCATCCGTCTTATCTCCTCGATGGCTTCCCTACTTTCTGCCCTTCCATGCCCCTAATGTCGCCACCGCCACCACCGGAGAACGGCACCAGCTGTCATGACGCCAACCAGCCATCGCAGATGCTGGCCACGGATGAGCAAGCGGCGGCGGCTCATCACCAGCAAGATCCAAGCACCATTGCTAAGAAGCGAGAGGAAAGGGACAGGGCCAAGCAAAGgtacaacgagaagaagaagaacagaaa GTTCTGCAAGCAGATCATGTATGCCTCCCGCAAAGCGAGGGCAGACACGCGGAAGCGGGTCAAGGGCAGATTCGCAAAGGCTAGCAATGAACACCAACACATACTACACTCAGATGCAGGATAA